A single Zootoca vivipara chromosome 1, rZooViv1.1, whole genome shotgun sequence DNA region contains:
- the MAP3K19 gene encoding mitogen-activated protein kinase kinase kinase 19 isoform X3: MVQLPPLEDKANKNADCKNILNHYSVPTKHTDPQSEDQNHKIITDGFTVLGDPHSVTLDNCHMTFQYSKAQETELQFECSKYGADIRNEVYSGEMHQVLATFENLSITNKDCSFDHPDGYFSQSKVVHMAEKYECSSLGHQDSFEAKNWGKYFAKRSGPKLQSNKAESSEVKPGPNKRAKNTMNIEPGNTGMRSSLQSAVTEDHASMIAVPSTLMDLEQSESSICTAINLGVMENITVSEAAESNIAKATPISHITISSHEPDQISHVSRHSAQRKSMPTNLSHSFNVFAHKGSEKCKVNSNRTTLALKASMCTKMPQDFILLGKSSIQHHANKVKNPLSHSQGLGLSHAKAGVSSKLQKKLQQDKCCFGQNNQKPPKQMHPSNSKKIPSSGETTTAFPVRQAQSSIDFVDLKYSDMFKEINSSDKGPGIYEMFGTPAYSREPDGCESSSCRNVHSAPAGRRTAMKHKYNNLSAKKSSRIRNAQNKTCPKSHKNSPGIKNKKEKDLGQREVSGLEGCCQKQKESVIDPKTEGQIKSTAQFNEDDDQQLPISTEFTLPTQQNEVIPNSNLSTIEEVSLDHISEAGDAFISKAFAINVQELLWPKVKVHAEYAPFLNYAKDTNEHINVAQNKSLMQVKIGATACLEDLDAKQVLFCDDNQRKPPELCFPNRVSSPPPQSPQVENVGLSTERTCLPANSVSQEYQNTLICSEEITEDSFCCSVSELLSLDSADGDRYRIATKNADAVTQNGNTESKGNSAASVRNCKNFSPDFLESSRENRFLNVVTFSENNVAGEGPILWTKGEILGKGAYGTVYCGLTSQGHLIAVKQVALTTCDQIGTEKEYQKLQYEVEILKNLTHTNIVGYLGTSLEDNIGPV, from the exons ATGGTACAGCTTCCTCCTTTAGAAGACAAAGCTAATAAAAATGCTGATTGTAAAAATATTTTGAACCACTATTCCGTTCCTACGAAGCATACTGACCCTCAGTCTGAGGACCAGAATCACAAAATCATAACAGATGGCTTCACCGTCCTTGGAGATCCACACTCAGTCACCCTGGATAACTGTCATATGACCTTTCAATACTCCAAAGCCCAAGAAACTGAACTGCAGTTTGAGTGCAGCAAATATGGAGCAGATATAAGAAATGAAGTATACAGTGGTGAAATGCATCAGGTTTTGGCAACCTTTGAGAATTTAAGTATTACAAACAAAGACTGTAGTTTTGACCATCCTGATGGTTACTTCAGCCAAAGCAAAGTAGTACATATGGCAGAAAAATATGAATGTTCTTCTTTGGGACATCAAGATAGTTTTGAAGCTAAGAACTGGGGGAAATATTTTGCAAAGAGGAGTGGTCCTAAGCTACAGTCAAATAAAGCAGAATCATCAGAAGTGAAACCCGGTCCGAACAAACGTGCAAAAAATACTATGAATATTGAACCAGGAAATACTGGTATGCGTTCAAGTCTGCAAAGCGCAGTTACAGAAGATCATGCTTCCATGATTGCTGTTCCTAGTACTTTGATGGATCTTGAACAATCTGAAAGCAGTATTTGTACAGCAATCAACTTGGGAGTGATGGAGAACATCACTGTGTCTGAAGCTGCCGAAAGCAATATTGCGAAAGCAACTCCCATTAGCCATATTACAATATCTAGCCATGAACCAGATCAAATCTCCCATGTTTCTAGACACTCTGCTCAAAGAAAGAGCATGCCAACTAACTTAAGCCACAGCTTCAACGTATTTGCTCATAAAGGGAGTGAAAAATGTAAAGTAAACAGCAACAGAACCACCTTGGCTTTGAAGGCTAGCATGTGTACCAAAATGCCTCAAGATTTTATTCTTTTGGGCAAGAGTTCTATCCAACACCACGCTAACAAGGTAAAGAATCCCCTTTCTCATTCTCAAGGACTAGGATTGTCTCATGCAAAGGCTGGGGTTTCCTCAAAACTTCAGAAAAAACTTCAGCAGGATAAATGTTGCTTCGGTCAAAACAATCAGAAACCCCCAAAGCAGATGCATCCCAGCAATTCCAAAAAAATTCCTAGCTCAGGAGAAACCACCACTGCTTTTCCTGTAAGACAAGCACAGTCTTCAATAGACTTCGTAGACCTGAAGTACAGTGATATGTTCAAGGAAATAAATTCAAGTGACAAAGGCCCTGGCATTTATGAAATGTTTGGAACTCCAGCATATTCCAGGGAGCCTGATGGCTGTGAAAGCAGTTCCTGCAGGAATGTGCACTCTGCTCCAGCTGGGAGGCGCACTGCTATGAAACATAAATATAATAATCTCAGTGCAAAGAAGAGCAGCAGAATAAGAAATGCCCAGAATAAAACATGCCCCAAATCACACAAGAATTCCCCTGGCATTAAAAACAAGAAGGAGAAGGATCTGGGGCAAAGAGAGGTATCTGGGTTAGAGGGTTGCTGTCAGAAGCAGAAGGAAAGTGTGATTGATCCTAAAACAGAAGGGCAAATAAAGAGTACAGCacaatttaatgaagatgatgatcAGCAACTTCCAATTTCTACTGAGTTTACACTACCCACTCAACAAAATGAAGTCATTCCTAATTCAAATTTGTCAACTATTGAAGAAGTCTCATTGGATCACATTTCAGAGGCTGGCGATGCTTTCATTAGTAAAGCATTTGCCATCAATGTCCAGGAATTACTTTGGCCGAAGGTTAAAGTTCATGCAGAATATGCTCCTTTCTTAAACTATGCAAAAGATACAAATGAACATATAAATGTAGCACAGAACAAAAGTTTAATGCAGGTGAAAATTGGAGCAACTGCTTGCCTTGAGGATCTGGATGCaaaacaggttttgttttgtgatgATAATCAAAGGAAACCCCCTGAACTATGTTTTCCAAACAGAGTAAGCTCACCTCCTCCACAAAGCCCACAAGTTGAAAATGTTGGCTTATCAACGGAACGGACTTGCCTTCCTGCAAACTCTGTATCCCAGGAATATCAAAACACCCTGATCTGCAGTGAAGAAATAACTGAAGACTCATTTTGTTGTTCAGTATCTGAACTGCTCTCTCTCGATAGCGCAGATGGCGACCGTTATAGAATAGCTACAAAAAATGCAGATGCTGTGACACAAAATGGAAACACTGAGAGTAAAGGAAACAGCGCAGCAAGTGTTAGAAATTGTAAG AATTTTTCTCCAGATTTCCTCGAATCCAGTAGAGAAAACAGATTTCTAAATGTGGTTACATTTTCAGAAAACAATGTAGCTGGTGAAGGACCTATCCTGTGGACCAAAGGTGAAATCCTTGGAAAAGGAGCCTATGGCACA